One genomic region from Thioalbus denitrificans encodes:
- the ftsH gene encoding ATP-dependent zinc metalloprotease FtsH, producing the protein MAKNIILWVVIAVVLMSVFNNFSPRQPANQPLDYSQFIADVKSGQVQKVLIDGRNIQGVTVNGERFSTYSPGDAGLVGDLLENNVTIEARPPEQQSLLMQIFISWFPMLLLIGVWIFFMRQMQGGGSGRGAMSFGKSRARLLGEDQVKVTFADVAGVEEAKEEVKELVDFLRDPGKFQKLGGKIPRGVLMVGTPGTGKTLLAKAIAGEAKVPFFTISGSDFVEMFVGVGASRVRDMFEQAKKHAPCIIFIDEIDAVGRHRGAGLGGGHDEREQTLNQLLVEMDGFEGNEGVIVIAATNRPDVLDPALLRPGRFDRQVVVPLPDIRGREQILRVHMRKVPISDDVRPEYIARGTPGFSGADLANLVNEAALFAARANKRLVDMDDFERAKDKIMMGAERKSMVMSESEKKLTAYHESGHAIVGRLVPEHDPVYKVSIIPRGRALGVTMFLPEEDRYSYTKQRLESQISSLFGGRIAEAMIFGPESVTTGASNDIQRATDIARNMVTKWGLSEKLGPQAYSEDEGEVFLGRSVTQHKNVSDETAHIIDEEIRAFIDRNYRRAEQLLTDNIEKLHMMAEALIKYETIDEKQIDDIMSGRPPREPEDWIDSTPSGGATTGTADAPKGGAGKTDGTIGGPASEH; encoded by the coding sequence ATGGCAAAGAACATCATCCTGTGGGTTGTGATCGCGGTCGTGCTGATGTCCGTGTTCAACAACTTCAGCCCGCGCCAGCCGGCCAACCAGCCCCTGGATTACTCCCAGTTCATCGCCGATGTGAAGTCGGGCCAGGTGCAGAAGGTGCTCATCGACGGGCGCAACATCCAGGGCGTTACGGTGAACGGCGAGCGGTTCAGCACCTACAGCCCCGGTGATGCGGGCCTGGTGGGCGACCTGCTCGAGAACAATGTCACCATCGAGGCGCGTCCGCCCGAGCAGCAGAGCCTGCTCATGCAGATCTTCATCTCCTGGTTCCCGATGCTGCTGCTCATCGGCGTGTGGATCTTCTTCATGCGCCAGATGCAGGGCGGCGGCTCCGGCCGCGGGGCCATGTCCTTCGGCAAGAGCCGGGCCCGCCTGCTGGGCGAGGACCAGGTGAAGGTGACCTTCGCCGACGTGGCCGGGGTCGAGGAGGCCAAGGAGGAGGTCAAGGAGCTGGTGGACTTCCTCCGCGATCCGGGCAAGTTCCAGAAGCTCGGCGGCAAGATTCCCCGCGGCGTGCTCATGGTGGGCACACCCGGTACCGGCAAGACCCTGCTGGCCAAGGCCATCGCCGGCGAGGCGAAGGTGCCCTTCTTCACCATTTCCGGTTCCGACTTCGTGGAGATGTTCGTGGGCGTGGGCGCCTCCCGCGTGCGCGACATGTTCGAGCAGGCCAAGAAGCACGCCCCCTGCATCATCTTCATCGACGAGATCGACGCCGTGGGCCGGCATCGCGGCGCGGGGCTCGGCGGCGGCCACGACGAGCGCGAGCAGACCCTGAACCAGCTGCTGGTGGAGATGGACGGTTTCGAGGGCAACGAGGGCGTCATCGTCATCGCCGCCACCAACCGGCCCGACGTGCTCGACCCGGCACTGCTGCGCCCGGGCCGCTTCGACCGCCAGGTGGTGGTGCCGCTGCCGGACATCCGCGGCCGCGAGCAGATCCTGCGGGTGCACATGCGCAAGGTGCCCATCTCCGACGATGTGCGCCCGGAGTACATCGCCCGCGGCACGCCCGGTTTCTCCGGCGCCGACCTGGCCAACCTGGTGAACGAGGCGGCCCTGTTCGCCGCCCGCGCCAACAAGCGGCTGGTGGACATGGACGACTTCGAGCGCGCCAAGGACAAGATCATGATGGGCGCCGAGCGCAAGTCCATGGTGATGAGCGAGTCGGAGAAGAAGCTCACGGCCTACCACGAGTCGGGCCATGCCATCGTGGGCCGGCTGGTGCCGGAGCACGATCCGGTCTACAAGGTGAGCATCATCCCCCGCGGCCGGGCGCTGGGCGTGACCATGTTCCTGCCCGAGGAAGACCGCTACAGCTATACCAAGCAGCGCCTGGAGAGCCAGATCTCCAGCCTGTTCGGCGGACGCATCGCCGAGGCGATGATCTTCGGGCCCGAGAGCGTGACCACGGGCGCCTCCAACGACATCCAGCGTGCCACCGATATCGCCCGCAACATGGTGACCAAGTGGGGGCTGTCGGAGAAGCTGGGGCCCCAGGCCTACAGCGAGGACGAGGGCGAGGTGTTCCTCGGCCGCTCGGTCACCCAGCACAAGAACGTGTCCGACGAGACGGCCCACATCATCGACGAGGAGATCCGCGCCTTCATCGATCGCAACTACCGGCGCGCCGAGCAGCTGCTGACGGACAACATCGAGAAGCTGCACATGATGGCCGAGGCGCTGATCAAGTACGAGACCATCGACGAGAAGCAGATCGACGACATCATGTCCGGGCGTCCCCCGCGCGAGCCCGAAGACTGGATCGACAGTACTCCCAGCGGCGGCGCCACCACCGGGACCGCCGATGCCCCGAAGGGGGGCGCCGGCAAGACCGACGGCACCATCGGCGGACCCGCCAGCGAGCACTGA
- a CDS encoding NADH-quinone oxidoreductase subunit A, whose amino-acid sequence MLENYLPILVFLGVGILFGVGPMVAGALLGPRRPDAEKLSPYECGFEAFEDARMKFDVRYYLVAILFIIFDLEIAFLFPWAVVLDRIGVFGILAMGLFLGILVIGFIYEWKKGALEWE is encoded by the coding sequence ATGCTTGAGAACTACCTGCCCATCCTGGTGTTCCTGGGGGTCGGGATATTGTTCGGAGTCGGCCCCATGGTGGCGGGAGCGCTGCTCGGCCCGCGCCGGCCTGATGCCGAGAAGCTCTCGCCCTACGAGTGCGGCTTTGAAGCGTTCGAGGATGCGCGCATGAAGTTCGACGTGCGCTACTACCTCGTCGCCATCCTGTTCATCATCTTCGATCTCGAAATCGCCTTCCTGTTCCCCTGGGCCGTCGTGCTGGACCGCATCGGCGTGTTCGGCATCCTCGCCATGGGCCTGTTCCTGGGGATCCTGGTCATCGGATTCATCTACGAATGGAAAAAGGGAGCCCTGGAATGGGAGTAG
- the tpiA gene encoding triose-phosphate isomerase: MRKPLVAGNWKMNGTRESARTLLDGIKAGAMAVNGADLAVCVPYVFLQQVQEALDGSPIAWGGQDLSKEPKGAFTGDISAAMLLEFGCRFVIVGHSERRTLHGESDTEVAEKTAAALEAGLTPIVCVGETLEEREQDVTNDVVGRQLDAVLARVGSAGLGRCVVAYEPVWAIGTGRTATPEQAQEVHAFIRARVAAEDAEVAGALKILYGGSMKPDNAAELCAKPDIDGGLIGGASLVAEDFLAIGRAAGGS, from the coding sequence ATGCGCAAGCCCCTGGTGGCCGGCAACTGGAAGATGAACGGTACGCGTGAGAGCGCCCGTACGCTTCTCGACGGCATCAAGGCGGGCGCCATGGCGGTGAACGGTGCCGATCTGGCGGTGTGCGTGCCCTACGTGTTCCTGCAGCAGGTCCAGGAAGCGCTCGATGGCAGCCCGATTGCCTGGGGCGGCCAGGATCTGAGCAAGGAGCCCAAGGGCGCCTTCACGGGCGACATTTCGGCCGCCATGCTGCTCGAGTTCGGCTGCCGCTTCGTCATCGTCGGCCACTCCGAGCGCCGGACCCTGCACGGGGAGAGCGACACGGAGGTGGCCGAGAAGACCGCCGCCGCCCTCGAGGCGGGACTGACCCCCATCGTCTGCGTGGGGGAGACCCTCGAGGAGCGCGAGCAGGACGTCACCAACGACGTCGTCGGGCGGCAGCTGGACGCGGTCCTCGCCCGGGTCGGCTCCGCGGGCCTGGGACGCTGCGTGGTGGCCTACGAGCCGGTCTGGGCCATCGGCACCGGCCGCACGGCCACGCCGGAACAGGCCCAGGAGGTCCATGCCTTCATCCGCGCCCGGGTGGCGGCCGAGGATGCCGAGGTGGCCGGGGCTCTGAAGATTCTCTACGGCGGCAGCATGAAGCCGGACAATGCGGCCGAACTGTGCGCCAAGCCCGATATCGACGGCGGCCTCATCGGTGGCGCCTCGCTGGTGGCGGAAGACTTCCTGGCCATCGGCCGGGCCGCGGGCGGCAGCTGA
- the rlmE gene encoding 23S rRNA (uridine(2552)-2'-O)-methyltransferase RlmE — MARSKSSNRWLQEHFNDAYVKRAQQEGYRSRAVFKLLEIQDRDSLLRPGMTVVDLGAAPGGWSEVAVRLVGDRGRVVALDILPMDAIAGVEFIQGDFREDEVLERLIECVGNRPVDLVMSDMAPNISGTKAVDQPRAMYLAELALDLARRVLAPGGDFLVKVFQGEDFDAYLREVRGSFGKVMIRKPKASRPRSREVYLLARNYLV; from the coding sequence GAAGCGCGCCCAGCAGGAGGGGTACCGTTCCCGGGCCGTGTTCAAGCTGCTGGAGATCCAGGACAGGGACAGCCTGCTGCGCCCGGGGATGACGGTGGTGGATCTCGGCGCCGCCCCCGGCGGCTGGTCGGAGGTGGCGGTGCGCCTGGTGGGCGACCGGGGCCGGGTGGTGGCGCTGGACATCCTGCCCATGGACGCCATCGCCGGGGTGGAGTTCATCCAGGGCGATTTCCGCGAGGACGAGGTGCTGGAACGGCTGATCGAGTGCGTGGGGAATCGGCCCGTGGACCTTGTGATGTCCGACATGGCCCCCAATATTAGTGGGACGAAGGCGGTGGACCAGCCCCGCGCGATGTACCTGGCCGAGCTGGCGCTGGATCTGGCGCGGCGGGTGCTGGCGCCGGGCGGGGATTTCCTGGTCAAGGTGTTCCAGGGCGAGGACTTCGACGCCTACCTGCGGGAGGTCCGCGGGAGCTTCGGCAAGGTCATGATTCGCAAGCCGAAAGCGTCGCGTCCGCGGTCGCGGGAAGTGTACCTGCTGGCGAGGAACTATCTCGTATAG
- the secG gene encoding preprotein translocase subunit SecG has product MNALLTVLHVFVAVGLIALVLIQHGKGADAGAAFGSGASATVFGSQGSATFLSRVTAGLAALFFITSLTLAYMAGSREAPTSVTERVAPVEQEAPVSAPVQGGSDVPSLPAGAGETAGGDAPPVSAPPAQPAEAPAGQN; this is encoded by the coding sequence ATGAATGCACTGCTGACCGTTCTGCACGTTTTCGTGGCCGTGGGGCTGATCGCCCTGGTCCTGATCCAGCACGGCAAGGGCGCCGATGCCGGCGCGGCCTTCGGCAGCGGTGCCTCGGCGACCGTGTTCGGCAGCCAGGGGTCGGCCACCTTCCTGTCGCGGGTGACCGCCGGGCTGGCGGCGCTGTTCTTCATCACCAGCCTGACCCTCGCCTACATGGCCGGGAGCCGGGAGGCGCCCACCAGCGTGACCGAGCGGGTGGCTCCCGTGGAGCAGGAAGCTCCGGTGAGCGCGCCGGTCCAGGGTGGCAGCGACGTGCCCAGTCTTCCGGCGGGAGCCGGGGAGACCGCCGGCGGCGATGCGCCTCCGGTATCCGCGCCGCCCGCACAGCCCGCGGAGGCTCCGGCCGGACAGAACTGA
- the folP gene encoding dihydropteroate synthase — translation MQQPDVIDCGGRPLDLTRIQVMGILNITPDSFSDGGVFLEPERAVAHGRAMVAAGAGIIDVGGESTRPGATAVSEDEELDRVIPVVEALSAALEVPVSVDTSKPGVMRAAVAAGAGLINDVYALREPGAVEAAAELEVPVCLMHMRGEPRTMQVNPEYEDVVGEVRAFLKERIAVCEAAGIHRQRLLADPGFGFGKSPEHNLALLRRLEAFTALGVPVLAGLSRKSLIGHVLGRPVDERLAGSIALAVLAATRGARILRVHDVAETVDAVRMVEAVLGS, via the coding sequence ATGCAGCAACCCGATGTGATCGACTGCGGCGGACGGCCGCTGGACCTGACCCGAATCCAGGTGATGGGCATTCTCAACATCACGCCGGATTCCTTCTCCGACGGCGGCGTCTTCCTGGAGCCTGAGCGGGCGGTGGCCCATGGGCGGGCCATGGTCGCCGCCGGTGCGGGCATCATCGATGTGGGCGGAGAGTCGACCCGGCCGGGGGCCACGGCGGTCAGCGAGGACGAGGAGCTCGACCGCGTGATCCCGGTGGTGGAGGCGCTTTCCGCCGCGCTGGAGGTGCCCGTATCGGTGGATACCAGCAAGCCGGGGGTGATGCGTGCCGCGGTGGCCGCCGGGGCCGGTCTCATCAACGATGTCTACGCCCTGCGCGAGCCCGGCGCGGTGGAGGCGGCGGCGGAACTCGAGGTGCCGGTGTGCCTCATGCACATGCGCGGCGAGCCCCGGACCATGCAGGTGAACCCCGAGTACGAGGACGTGGTGGGCGAGGTGCGGGCCTTCCTGAAGGAGCGCATCGCCGTGTGCGAGGCCGCGGGGATTCACCGCCAGCGCCTGCTGGCGGACCCCGGTTTCGGCTTCGGCAAGTCGCCGGAGCACAACCTGGCCCTGCTGCGCCGGCTGGAAGCCTTCACCGCCCTGGGCGTTCCGGTGCTGGCGGGCCTGTCGCGCAAGTCGCTCATCGGCCACGTGCTCGGCCGCCCGGTGGACGAGCGCCTCGCCGGCAGCATCGCCCTGGCGGTTCTCGCCGCCACCCGCGGGGCGCGCATCCTGCGGGTCCACGACGTCGCCGAGACCGTCGACGCGGTGCGCATGGTCGAGGCGGTTCTCGGCAGCTGA
- a CDS encoding NuoB/complex I 20 kDa subunit family protein has translation MGIEGVLEKGVVTTTADKLINWARTGSMWPMTFGLACCAVEMMHAGASRYDLDRFGIMFRPSPRQSDVMIVAGTLCNKMAPALRKVYDQMPEPRWVISMGSCANGGGYYHYSYSVVRGCDRIVPVDIYVPGCPPTAEALLYGILQLQNKIRRTNTIAR, from the coding sequence ATGGGCATTGAGGGTGTCCTCGAAAAGGGCGTGGTCACCACGACCGCCGACAAGCTCATCAACTGGGCGCGCACGGGCTCCATGTGGCCCATGACCTTCGGTCTGGCCTGCTGCGCGGTGGAGATGATGCACGCGGGAGCCTCCCGCTACGATCTCGATCGTTTCGGCATCATGTTCCGGCCCAGCCCGCGCCAGTCCGACGTGATGATCGTGGCCGGCACCCTGTGCAACAAGATGGCGCCGGCGCTGCGCAAGGTCTACGACCAGATGCCGGAACCGCGCTGGGTCATCTCCATGGGCTCCTGCGCGAACGGCGGCGGCTACTACCACTACTCCTACTCGGTGGTGCGCGGTTGCGACCGCATCGTGCCCGTGGACATCTACGTGCCGGGCTGTCCGCCCACGGCGGAAGCGCTTCTGTACGGAATACTCCAGTTGCAGAACAAGATCCGTCGAACCAATACCATTGCCCGTTGA
- the glmM gene encoding phosphoglucosamine mutase, with the protein MSNGKRYFGTDGVRGHVGVPPITPDFVLKLGWAAGRVLARGGQSRVLVGKDTRISGYMFESALEAGLSAAGVDILLLGPMPTPAIAYLTRTLRADAGIVISASHNPHHDNGIKFFSSSGQKLSDELELAIEQQLDEPMTTVESSRLGKAERVVDAPGRYIEFCKSTVPMRMSLRGLKLVIDCAHGATYHVAPSVFRELGAQVRAIGVEPDGLNINAGFGSTQPEALRRGVREWGADLGIAFDGDGDRVIMADRNGELVDGDELLYIIACARQRSGELEGAVVGTVMSNLGLEVALRERGIELTRTAVGDRYVLEQLELNDWTLGGESSGHIICRDRTSTGDGIVSALQVLAEMVATGRPLDELRAGMRKFPQRLLNVRVAERGDPCAIPAVTAAVQSAEVQLGARGRVLLRPSGTEPVIRVMVEGEDAAEVDALARTIAKAVESAMAA; encoded by the coding sequence GTGAGCAACGGGAAACGCTATTTCGGGACCGACGGGGTGCGCGGACACGTGGGCGTGCCGCCCATTACGCCGGACTTCGTGCTCAAGCTGGGCTGGGCCGCCGGGCGGGTGCTGGCCCGCGGCGGCCAGAGCCGGGTGCTGGTGGGCAAGGACACGCGCATCTCCGGCTACATGTTCGAGTCGGCCCTGGAGGCGGGGCTGTCGGCGGCGGGTGTCGACATCCTCCTGCTCGGGCCGATGCCCACGCCCGCCATCGCCTATCTGACCCGGACCCTGCGTGCCGATGCCGGCATCGTCATCAGCGCCTCCCACAATCCCCATCACGACAACGGCATCAAGTTCTTCTCCAGCTCAGGGCAGAAGCTTTCCGATGAGTTGGAGCTGGCCATCGAGCAGCAGCTGGACGAGCCCATGACCACGGTGGAGTCCTCGCGGCTGGGCAAGGCCGAGCGGGTGGTGGATGCGCCGGGACGCTACATCGAGTTCTGCAAGAGCACCGTGCCCATGCGCATGAGCCTGCGCGGGCTGAAGCTGGTCATCGACTGCGCCCACGGCGCGACCTATCATGTCGCGCCGAGCGTGTTCCGCGAACTGGGCGCCCAGGTCCGTGCCATCGGCGTGGAGCCTGACGGCCTCAACATCAATGCCGGTTTCGGCTCCACCCAGCCGGAAGCGCTGCGCCGCGGCGTGCGGGAGTGGGGCGCGGATCTCGGCATCGCCTTCGACGGGGACGGCGACCGGGTGATCATGGCGGACCGTAACGGTGAGCTGGTGGACGGCGACGAGCTGCTCTACATCATCGCCTGCGCGCGCCAGCGCAGCGGCGAGCTGGAGGGCGCCGTGGTGGGGACCGTGATGAGCAACCTGGGCCTCGAGGTGGCGCTGCGCGAGCGCGGCATCGAACTCACCCGGACGGCGGTCGGCGACCGCTACGTACTCGAGCAGCTGGAGCTTAACGACTGGACCCTGGGCGGGGAGTCCTCCGGCCACATTATCTGCCGCGACCGCACCAGCACCGGTGACGGCATCGTCTCCGCGCTGCAGGTGCTGGCCGAAATGGTGGCCACCGGCCGCCCCCTCGACGAGCTCCGGGCCGGAATGCGCAAGTTCCCCCAGCGACTCCTGAATGTGCGGGTGGCGGAGCGTGGCGACCCGTGCGCCATCCCCGCGGTGACCGCGGCGGTGCAGTCGGCCGAGGTGCAGCTCGGCGCCCGCGGGCGGGTGCTGCTGCGCCCCTCGGGGACGGAACCGGTGATCCGGGTCATGGTGGAGGGCGAGGACGCCGCCGAGGTGGACGCCCTGGCCCGGACCATCGCCAAGGCCGTGGAGTCCGCCATGGCGGCCTGA
- a CDS encoding NADH-quinone oxidoreductase subunit C: MADVQTLAARVRERLGERVTISDHVTDMVTAEVRPEHLLEVCQALRDEAAFGFEQLTDLCGVDYLTYGQAEWATESVSGTGFSRGVAGQPAAGEREGPRFAVVYHLISYRNNHRLRLRVFAAGEPPLVDSVVEIWAAANWFEREAFDLYGILFNGHPDLRRILTDYGFIGHPFRKDFPLSGNVEMRYDPEQARVVYEPVDIEPRVLVPRVIRHDHRYRQEPAKPEGSDA; encoded by the coding sequence ATGGCTGACGTGCAGACACTGGCAGCCCGGGTCCGGGAGCGCCTGGGCGAGCGGGTAACAATCAGCGACCATGTCACGGACATGGTCACCGCGGAGGTCCGGCCCGAACACCTGCTGGAGGTCTGCCAGGCGCTCCGCGACGAGGCGGCCTTCGGCTTCGAGCAGCTGACCGATCTCTGTGGCGTCGACTACCTCACCTACGGACAGGCCGAGTGGGCCACCGAGAGCGTGAGCGGCACCGGGTTCAGCCGCGGCGTGGCCGGCCAGCCGGCTGCCGGGGAGCGCGAGGGGCCGCGTTTCGCCGTGGTCTACCACCTCATCTCCTACCGCAACAATCATCGCCTGCGCCTGCGGGTCTTCGCCGCCGGCGAGCCGCCCCTGGTGGACTCGGTGGTGGAGATCTGGGCGGCGGCCAACTGGTTCGAGCGCGAGGCCTTCGATCTCTACGGCATCCTGTTCAACGGCCATCCGGACCTGCGCCGCATCCTCACCGACTACGGTTTCATCGGCCATCCGTTCCGCAAGGATTTCCCCCTCTCCGGCAACGTCGAGATGCGCTACGACCCGGAGCAGGCGCGGGTCGTCTACGAGCCGGTGGATATCGAGCCGCGCGTGCTGGTGCCGCGGGTCATCCGTCACGATCACCGCTACCGCCAGGAACCGGCCAAGCCGGAGGGATCCGATGCCTGA
- a CDS encoding NADH-quinone oxidoreductase subunit D, with protein sequence MPEIRNYTLNFGPQHPAAHGVLRLVLEMDGEVISRADPHIGLLHRATEKLAESKPYNQSIGYMDRLDYVSMMCNEHGYVLAMEKLLGVQVPIRAQYIRVMFDEITRILNHLLWLGTHALDVGAMAMFLYCFREREDLFDCYEAVSGARMHATYYRPGGVYRDLPESMPHYQPSKWHDAKDVARLNENRQGSLLDFIWDFTERFPGRVDEYETLLTDNRIWKQRTVNIGVVTAERALQLGLTGPMLRGSGVEWDLRKKQPYEVYDRLDFDIPVGVNGDSYDRYLVRIEEMRQSNRIIRQCVEWLRKNPGPVMVDDHKVAPPPREEMKADMEALIHHFKLFTEGFCLPEGEVYAGIEHPKGEFGVYLVSDGANKPYRLKIRAPGFAHLAAMDEMVRGHMLADVVTVIGTQDIVFGEIDR encoded by the coding sequence ATGCCTGAGATCCGCAACTACACCCTGAACTTCGGTCCCCAGCATCCCGCGGCCCACGGCGTGCTGCGCCTGGTGCTGGAGATGGACGGCGAGGTGATCTCGCGCGCCGATCCCCATATCGGCCTGCTCCATCGCGCCACCGAAAAGCTGGCCGAGAGCAAGCCCTACAACCAGAGCATCGGCTACATGGACCGGCTCGACTACGTCTCCATGATGTGCAACGAGCACGGCTACGTCCTGGCCATGGAGAAGCTGCTCGGCGTGCAGGTGCCAATCCGCGCCCAGTACATCCGGGTGATGTTCGACGAGATCACCCGCATCCTGAACCACCTGCTCTGGCTCGGCACCCACGCCCTGGACGTGGGCGCCATGGCGATGTTCCTCTACTGCTTCCGCGAGCGCGAGGACCTCTTCGACTGCTACGAGGCGGTGAGCGGCGCGCGCATGCACGCCACCTACTACCGCCCGGGCGGGGTCTACCGCGATCTGCCCGAGAGCATGCCCCACTACCAGCCCTCCAAGTGGCACGACGCCAAGGATGTGGCCCGGCTCAACGAGAACCGCCAGGGCTCGCTGCTGGACTTCATCTGGGACTTCACCGAGCGCTTCCCGGGCCGGGTGGACGAGTACGAGACCCTGCTCACCGACAACCGCATCTGGAAGCAGCGGACGGTGAACATCGGTGTGGTCACCGCCGAGCGCGCCCTGCAGCTCGGGCTCACGGGGCCGATGCTGCGCGGTTCCGGGGTGGAGTGGGACCTGCGCAAGAAGCAGCCCTACGAGGTCTACGATCGCCTCGACTTCGACATTCCCGTGGGGGTCAACGGCGACTCCTACGATCGCTACCTGGTCCGCATCGAGGAGATGCGCCAGAGCAACCGCATCATCCGCCAGTGCGTGGAGTGGCTGCGCAAGAACCCGGGGCCGGTGATGGTGGACGATCACAAGGTCGCGCCGCCGCCGCGCGAAGAGATGAAGGCGGACATGGAGGCCCTCATCCACCACTTCAAGCTCTTCACCGAGGGTTTCTGCCTGCCCGAGGGGGAGGTCTATGCCGGCATCGAGCACCCCAAGGGGGAGTTCGGCGTCTACCTGGTCTCCGACGGCGCCAACAAGCCCTACCGGCTCAAGATCCGCGCGCCGGGCTTCGCCCACCTCGCGGCGATGGACGAGATGGTGCGCGGCCACATGCTGGCGGACGTGGTCACCGTGATCGGGACCCAGGATATCGTGTTCGGGGAGATTGACCGCTGA
- the nuoF gene encoding NADH-quinone oxidoreductase subunit NuoF, with protein MANEVCFRTLHLEKPWTLESYLSVGGYSVWKRILKEKTPPEAIIEELKTSKLRGRGGAGFPTGLKWSFMPRNAPGQKYVVCNSDEGEPGTCKDRDILRYNPHQVIEGMAIAGYVFGSTAGYNYIRGEFWEPYQRFEGALEEAYAAGLLGRDIQGSGVDFDLYTHLGAGAYICGEETALLESIEGKKGQPRFKPPFPANYGLFGRPTTINNTESLASVPVILEKGGEWFAGLGTEGSGGTKIFSVSGHVNRPGNFEVPMGTPFAELLEMAGGVRDGHRLKAVIPGGSSVPVVPGHVMMQVDMDYDAIAKAGSMLGAGSVIVMDETTCMVKTLARLSHFYYEESCGQCTPCREGTGWLSRVLHRIEHGQGRPEDLDLLDNVAGNIMGRTICALGDAAAMPVQSFLKHFRDEFEYHIEHKRCMVSAA; from the coding sequence ATGGCCAACGAAGTCTGCTTCCGTACCCTGCACCTGGAGAAGCCCTGGACGCTGGAGAGCTATCTCAGCGTCGGCGGCTACTCGGTGTGGAAGAGGATCCTCAAGGAGAAGACCCCGCCCGAGGCCATCATCGAGGAGCTCAAGACCTCGAAGCTGCGCGGCCGCGGCGGCGCCGGGTTCCCCACCGGGTTGAAGTGGAGCTTCATGCCCCGCAACGCACCGGGTCAGAAATACGTGGTGTGCAACTCCGACGAGGGCGAGCCGGGTACCTGCAAGGACCGCGACATCCTCCGCTACAACCCCCACCAGGTGATCGAGGGCATGGCCATCGCCGGCTACGTCTTCGGCTCGACCGCCGGCTACAACTACATCCGCGGCGAGTTCTGGGAGCCCTACCAGCGTTTCGAGGGAGCGCTGGAGGAGGCCTACGCGGCCGGGCTGCTGGGCCGGGACATCCAGGGCTCGGGCGTGGATTTCGATCTCTATACCCACCTCGGCGCGGGCGCCTACATCTGCGGCGAGGAGACGGCGCTGCTGGAGTCCATCGAGGGCAAGAAGGGCCAGCCGCGCTTCAAGCCGCCGTTCCCGGCCAACTACGGCCTGTTCGGACGCCCCACCACCATCAACAACACCGAGAGCCTGGCCTCGGTGCCGGTGATCCTGGAGAAGGGCGGGGAGTGGTTCGCGGGGCTCGGCACCGAGGGCTCCGGCGGCACCAAGATCTTCAGCGTCTCCGGTCACGTGAACCGGCCCGGCAACTTCGAGGTGCCCATGGGGACTCCGTTCGCCGAGCTGCTGGAGATGGCCGGCGGGGTGCGCGACGGTCACCGCCTGAAGGCGGTCATCCCGGGCGGTTCCTCGGTGCCGGTGGTGCCCGGGCACGTGATGATGCAGGTGGACATGGACTACGACGCCATCGCCAAGGCCGGCTCGATGCTGGGTGCCGGCTCGGTGATCGTGATGGACGAGACCACCTGCATGGTCAAGACCCTGGCCCGGCTTTCCCACTTCTACTACGAGGAGTCCTGCGGCCAGTGCACGCCGTGCCGCGAGGGCACCGGCTGGCTGTCCCGGGTCCTGCATCGCATCGAGCACGGCCAGGGGCGCCCCGAGGACCTGGACCTGCTGGACAACGTGGCCGGCAACATCATGGGCCGCACCATCTGCGCCCTGGGCGATGCCGCGGCGATGCCGGTGCAGAGTTTCCTCAAGCATTTCCGGGACGAGTTCGAGTACCACATCGAGCACAAGCGGTGCATGGTCTCCGCGGCGTGA
- the nuoE gene encoding NADH-quinone oxidoreductase subunit NuoE, translating into MSENPTPQLSAAARAEIDRWVAKYPADRKSSAVMAALSVVQEENGGWISREYMDAIAAYLEMPPIAVYEVATFYSMYELEPVGRHKICLCTNISCMLCGSESLQSHLEQRLGIRMGETTPDGRFTLKEVECLGACAHAPVAQLGHDYHEKLTPERLDEILDGLE; encoded by the coding sequence ATGAGTGAGAACCCGACTCCGCAGCTCTCCGCCGCGGCCCGCGCCGAGATCGATCGCTGGGTGGCGAAGTATCCCGCGGATCGCAAGTCATCCGCTGTGATGGCGGCCCTCAGCGTGGTGCAGGAGGAGAACGGCGGCTGGATCAGCCGCGAGTACATGGACGCCATCGCCGCGTACCTGGAGATGCCGCCCATCGCCGTGTACGAGGTGGCCACCTTCTATTCCATGTACGAGCTGGAGCCGGTGGGTCGGCACAAGATCTGCCTGTGCACCAACATCTCCTGCATGCTGTGCGGTTCCGAGTCGCTGCAGTCCCACCTGGAGCAGCGTCTCGGCATCCGGATGGGGGAGACCACCCCCGACGGCCGTTTCACCCTCAAGGAGGTCGAGTGCCTCGGGGCCTGCGCCCACGCGCCGGTGGCGCAGCTGGGGCACGACTACCACGAGAAGCTCACCCCGGAACGGCTGGACGAGATCCTGGACGGGCTGGAGTGA